The window CCCCCGTATCCAGGCCGGCGGAGGCAAGGAGTGTCTTGAGGAGGTAGGCGACCTGCTGACGGGTTATGCGGGCGCCCTTGTCGCCGAGGAACAGGGGCCCGCGCCGTTCGCCGCGGTAGTCCTTGAGGGCAGTGTCTACCTGGTCGGGCAGGTCGATGTTCTGCTTCTTGCCGCCCTTGCGCTTCACCCGGATCGCGGGGCCGTCGTTCTTGCGGACGAGGTCGGTGCAGTCGGCGGCGCACACCTCGGAAACCCGCAGACCGCAGTGGAGCAGCACGGCGATCAGCGCGTAGGCCCGCAGCCCGGACGCCTCCGCCACGTCGAGGAGCCTGCGGGCCTCGTCGAGGTTGAGGCTCTGCGTCGCCGACTCGTCATCGACCATGGGCCGTTCGACGTACTGGAAGGGGTTCTCGTCCACCAGGGCGCGGTGCTTGCGCACGCAGTACGTGTAGAAGGAGGACACCCCCGACATACGGCGGGCGACAGTGGTGGGCGGGAAGCCGTCCTTGATGCCGTACCGGGTGTGGTGCCGGCCGTGGAGGAGGTGCTCGCGCCACAGGTCGCAGTGGTGCTGCTCAGCCGCGAGAGGGTCGCCGCCGAGGGTGGCGCAGAACGTGAACCACTCGCCGAGGTCGCGGCGGTAGGCGTCGCGGGTGTTGGTGTTGGCCTTGGACAGGAGGAAGAGATCGCGGAGTTGCTCGTGTGGGAGCGGTGCGCGCTGCTGGACGCCTGTGTCGGTGGCTACGGCGGGGAGGCGATCGTCGTCCACCAGCTCGGCGTCGACCACCTCCAGATCGGTCCCGGTCACGGCTGCATCCGGTTGGTCATGCTGCGAACTCCTGACGGAAGGAGTGACCGCATGGGCTCATGCTGATGAGCTGCGCAACCCCTGCGGCTTCCCGGATGTGGGTGAAGTCGGCGTCCTCGTAGGCGAGGATCGACTCCGTCTCGACCGTGGACACTTCGGCGTGACAGTGGGGACAGCGGTAGTCCATGCGCGCAATGACCGGGCCCCGCCGCTCGGCGGCCGCGAAGGCTGAGCGGAGGTTCTGGCTCATCTGCGACGTCCAGTCGCCGGTTGCGAGCTTGTACGCGGCGATGGGGCCCTCGAACTCTCGGTACCTCGCGTGCAGAGGAAGCTGTTGAGTGCTCATGACCTTGACGCTAACAGCGATTCTCCATAATCGCTGTTATGGAATCCCCGGATACGGAGGACGTGTCCGAATCTTCGTCAGGAGCGATTCTCCGCCGAGGCGTTCCAAGCGGCACCGGCGCGAGCTTCCGCCCGAGCCGCACTCCGCGCGTTGCAGCCATAGCACCCTAGGGCAGCGAAAGCCGGCAGCCCCTCGGGATCAGGGTTGGCCGCCGCCTTGGTGAAAGGGAGGTACCAGCCGTCCGGGGTGCCGCACTCCTTGCACCACCTCTGCTGCAACTGCCCTGGCACGTATCCGTCAATGGTCACCGGCAGGCGCTGTTCTCTCATGAGACGGAGCGTACGGGGGAGGCAGTGTCTGCCGTGGAAGGCAATGCTAGCTACGGGTCAGGAACATTAACCGGAGCCAGACGGATCGGTGCCCCAGTGAGCGACCTCTTCGGGCGGGACCACGCGATGGTCGGCTTCCTCCAGGTGCACCCAGCCCCACGGCGCCCAGTCGGACGGCTCACCGGGCTCGGCGTTGTCGATGCTCAGGAACTCCGCATCCTTGAAGCAGGCTTGGCATCTGAAGACGTCGACCCACTCCAAGTCACCTATCGGCTCATTCGGCTTGAAGGGCATATGTGAGCTTATCGGGAATCAGAGGCAAGATCAGGTAGGTGTTCCCCCCGACAAGAAGCCGGCGAAGGCTTCAGGACCTCCCACTCACCCGACGCCCCAAGCACCAACCCGCGATCACAGCCGGCGCACCGGGCGAACCGCACAGGAACGCAATCGATGTCAGCAACTGGCTGATGGGCGAAGCAGGTTCCGGCACGCCGGATCTGCACAGCCATCGCGGCAGCCGAACCAGCAGGCGGAGCGATACCGAGGAGAAGGTGCTCAAGGACAGTGACGAGTGTTCGGCTGGGACGCGGCACGGATGCTCCTCTTCGACGGCCGGGATATCAGGAGAGTATCTGGGGCGAGGCGAGTTGGTGTCCCGACACCGCCAACCGGAGGCGCACTGCCGTTTCTTCGCCTGGATCGATCCTAAGCTCGGCGGTCGTTGGCGCCAGATCGCCATCTAGCCTCCCCACGTCGAACTGAATCCTTGGATTGAACCCTTGACATACATCTTTGCCTTGGTACCTTGGGTGTACGAGATAGGCAGACCGAAGGAGCAGTCATGAAGGTGTACACGCTCGTCATGCAGATCGAGACCGAGGATGACGACCAGCTCTCCGCCAAGGACGTCAAGGCGATGGTCTACGACGCCGGGAGCGACCTCCCGTTCGGCTTCGAGATCACGAAGGTCGAAGAGGCGAACTGACCGATGAGCGGCAAGAAGCCCCGCCTGATCCCCACCGGCAACTGCTGGTGCGGCTGCGGCAAAGAAGTCGGCCTCGGCAAGTTCTTCGCCGCCGGCCACGACAAGGCCGCCGAATCCGCCCTCATCGCCCTCAAATACGGCGGCTCCGTACCCGAGTTCCTCCACGCCCACGGCTACGGCCCCCAGCACTCCGTCAGCCACGCCGCCGTCGAAGCGGGAGCCTGGACGACGTGCGCGCACTGCGACTACATGGGAGCCCCGGCCAGCGTCCGCAACCACACCCGCAAGAACCACCCCGACAAGGAGAACTGACCATGCCCGAGCAGCGCCGCTACGACGTCGACTGGACCGACGAGAACAACCCGCAGATCGTCCACGCCCAGCCCGGCGACGACGCCATGACACTGACCGAGGCCCAGCAGGCCATCAACGACGAGTTGGCCGACCGCACCACCGAGCAGTGAGGACACCGACCATGGTGATCACCAGCACGTCGGTCTGGCGCGTGCAGCGGTTCGACCAGACGCTGAACACGTACTCCAACCTCGACGCCGCCAAGGCGCACGGCGAGCACGTCATCCACGCCCACTACCAGGACGTGATGACCCGCCGTCGGGTCCCCACCGAACACCGCGTCATTGACTGGCGCATCTGGTGCTGCGGTCACCTGTACGGACCCGGGAACTTCAACCACACTGCGTACCCCGAGACGCATGCAGAAGGATGCTGGCGTCCGACGTCGGAGATGCTGGGCTT is drawn from Streptomyces sp. 2114.4 and contains these coding sequences:
- a CDS encoding tyrosine-type recombinase/integrase; this translates as MTGTDLEVVDAELVDDDRLPAVATDTGVQQRAPLPHEQLRDLFLLSKANTNTRDAYRRDLGEWFTFCATLGGDPLAAEQHHCDLWREHLLHGRHHTRYGIKDGFPPTTVARRMSGVSSFYTYCVRKHRALVDENPFQYVERPMVDDESATQSLNLDEARRLLDVAEASGLRAYALIAVLLHCGLRVSEVCAADCTDLVRKNDGPAIRVKRKGGKKQNIDLPDQVDTALKDYRGERRGPLFLGDKGARITRQQVAYLLKTLLASAGLDTGVTPHGLRHTAVTLLRDAGQDIEDVADLVGHASLNTTKRYDRGRGRRATVEALATALSGETVPEVDAALVRAVAAALGADPSSVDPAAVARVMAQQQRGE